In a genomic window of Caloenas nicobarica isolate bCalNic1 chromosome 1, bCalNic1.hap1, whole genome shotgun sequence:
- the LOC135994800 gene encoding high affinity choline transporter 1-like: MVLNIPGLVSLSVFFTLTLATGIWASWKSKKDQQNRNSTEMAIVGGRNINVFVGLFTATATWVGGAYINGTAEIVYLPSKGLLWVQAPVGFALSLVIGGFFFVNPMRSKNYVTVMDPLQETYGNVMGSLLFIPPLLGEVFWFAAILASLGATMRVILDIGGSVAIIISACTVILYTLLGGLYSVAYTDVIQLVFITLSLWVCIPFALVNSATESIYFTATHKSYQDPWIGKIEKQYLGRWLDDFFYLVLGSIPWQTYFQRVLSAASLGQARLISYLSGFGCFLMSIPSVLIGAVAASTDWNQTSYGLPSPLERGESSTILPLVLHHLCPAYISIAGLGAIAAAAMSSADSALLSTSSMFAHNIYRKILRKKATETEVLWAMRTSMLVFGAGATGLAFCSSSVYDLWFLSGELVYALLFPQLCCALFAPSTNTYGSAAGFLVGLLLRLLAGEPALSIPPAVCYLACSLVNGTYSQLFPFKTFNVLLTLGTIVAVSNLAAVLFERNLLPRRWDVCNITGGASALIPLQQMEKQMGSPAVALEKNRD, from the exons ATGGTTCTAAATATACCAGGCTTAGTATCTTTGAGTGTGTTTTTTACATTAACTTTGGCTACTGGAATTTGGGCTTCTTGGAAAAGTAAAAAGGACCAGCAGAACAGAAACTCAACTGAAATGGCCATAGTTGGAGGCAGGAATATAAATGTATTCGTTGGGCTGTTTACTGCAACAG CCACCTGGGTTGGAGGAGCGTATATCAACGGCACAGCTGAAATTGTCTACCTACCTTCAAAAGGGCTATTGTGGGTCCAGGCACCTGTGGGATTTGCCTTATCCCTTGTTATTG GTGGTTTCTTCTTTGTAAATCCAATGAGATCCAAGAATTATGTGACGGTGATGGATCCTCTTCAAGAAACCTATGGGAATGTGATGGGAAGCTTACTCTTCATTCCACCTCTGCTAGGAGAGGTGTTCTGGTTTGCAGCTATCCTGGCATCCCTGG GAGCAACAATGAGGGTCATCTTGGACATTGGAGGCTCTGTGGCTATCATCATCTCAGCATGCACTGTCATCCTCTACACTCTGCTGGGAGGCCTCTACTCTGTGGCATACACAGATGTCATCCAGCTGGTTTTCATTACCCTCAGCCTG TGGGTTTGTATCCCCTTTGCCCTGGTGAACTCTGCGacagaaagtatttatttcactgCAACTCATAAATCTTACCAAGACCCTTGGATTgggaaaatagaaaaacagtACCTTGGAAGGTGGCTGGATGATTTCTTCTACCTG GTGCTTGGCAGCATCCCATGGCAAACCTACTTCCAAAGAGTGCTCTCCGCTGCCTCGCTGGGACAGGCAAGGCTCATCTCCTACCTCTCTGGATTTGGGTGCTTTTTAATGTCCATTCCCTCTGTGCTCATTGGTGCAGTTGCAGCTTCAACAG ACTGGAACCAGACAAGCTATGGTCTTCCAAGTCCACTTGAGAGAGGGGAATCGTCAACGATACTGCCACTTGTTCTACACCATCTCTGCCCAGCATACATCTCCATTGCTGGGTTGGGAGCCATCGCTGCTGCTGCAATGTCTTCTGCAGACTCAGCTCTTCTCTCCACCAGTTCCATGTTTGCTCACAACATCTACAGGAAAATACTGAGGAAAAAG GCTACAGAGACCGAGGTCTTATGGGCCATGAGGACCTCCATGCTGGTGTTTGGGGCAGGGGCTACTGGTCTGGCTTTTTGCTCCAGCTCTGTCTATGACCTCTGGTTCCTCAGCGGGGAGCTGGTGTACGCTCTGCTcttcccccagctctgctgtgccctcTTCGCTCCCAGCACCAACACCTACGGCTCGGCTGCTGGCTTCTTGGTTGGGCTCCTCCTGAggctgctggcaggagagcCTGCCCTGAGCATCCCCCCCGCCGTCTGCTACCTGGCCTGCTCCCTGGTGAATGGGACCTACAGTCAGCTCTTCCCCTTTAAAACGTTCAACGTGCTTCTCACCTTGGGGACGATCGTTGCTGTTTCCAACCTGGCTGCGGTTTTGTTTGAGCGAAACCTCCTTCCCCGCAGGTGGGATGTTTGCAATATCACGGGGGGAGCCAGCGCCCTCATTCCCctgcagcagatggagaaaCAGATGGGTTCGCCAGCAGTTGCACTGGAAAAGAATCGTGATTAA